AACAGCGTATTTGGGGTTACATAAACATGGTCAAATTTGGCGAGGTATTTTCTCAGCTTGTCCTTCAACCTGTCTGTCCTTTCCATTTTGGTTTCCCTAGCGTCGATGATTCCTAATCCTATCTCTCCAGAGTACTCTCCTGGTACCTCTCCATCTATGACGTCAACGTTGAGTATAACATCCTTAGGAAGAATTTGCGGGGTTCCAAAGTATGTAACGACCCAGAGCTTCTTCACCTTTGCTAGCTCTTCTATGACTTTCTTTGCAACTTCCTTATCTACGTGCTCTTCTACTTCCCTCGTTGCTTTTGAGAGCTCTGCAGCCAAGGCAGGTTCCTGAAGCTCGACAATTTTGACATCAAGCTCTTTTATTAGTTCTTTTAGAACATCTTTATAGGCCTCTGTCAGATCGTTTAGGCTCTTATAGTGCTCGTTTATTGAGTGATAGGCCAAAGTTACCGGTCCGGGAAGGACAGCTTTAAGAGTTGACTCAGGATAAACTTTTTCTCTTATATCCTGGGCTATCTTTATCCATTCGGGGATTGGGTTTTCCCTCAGGGCGAGATCCCCTTTAACTACTGGGGATCGGTAGAAGAAGTTGTTTTCATAGAACTTGAAGAGACCGTTTATCTCAATTCCCTCAATGAACCTTATGAATGGGTTGAATATGTCATCCCATCTGTAGAGGCCGTCAGTTATTATCTTGATTTTCGCTTTCTTTAGGTTTTCAAATGCTCTTCTGGTGTATTCTCTGTAGGCCTCCTCAAGTTTTTCTTCACTTAGTCTACCTATCGAATACTGTTCAATCTTCTTTGCCAGACCAATTGGTCTAGGTAAGCTTCCAATAAGGGCTGGGACTATCATAAAATCACCTCCTTCAAGATTTCAATAGCTTCCTCGAGTAGAGAATCCCAATTAGAGTCGTTAAATACAATCAAATTTACACCTCCAAGTTCCAATGAGGATATTTCCTGAATTATCTCTTCGAATGTATTACCAGTTTCTATCCCCATTTTCTTTAGAGTCCCTTCTAGTTCCTTGGTCATTGGATAAAGAATAGACACAACAACTGGAACTTCCCTTGTAGAAAACTTTTTGGCTTCCTCCATTATCTTTGGAATTCTATTTACTGCTTTAATGCTTGCCACAACTTGGGTAAAGACTAAGTCGACTCCAGCAATTATTTTTCTTGCTAATCTTTTTCCTTCAACTTTTTCCGGATAATTCGGATTCATAGTTCCTGCAATGAAGGGTCTCTCGTCAATGGATATTCTTTCTCCTGTGGGAAGAATCCCTGAGAACATGAGTCGTGCCATCTTGATCATGTTGGCTGAATCTAGATCAAAGACTGGCTTACTTTGGATCATGAATCCTGGCCAATCTCCAGTTGTTATCAAGACGCCTTCAAATCCAAATTCTATGGCGGTTCTGAACTCTGAAGCTATAGCAACGGCATTTCTATCTTTGGCTGTTAAGTGCGGCATTACACTGAAACCTCTGATCTTTAACCACGTGGCGAGGGCCGTGGGAGAGATGTGAGGATATCCAAGTGGATTATCGGGAACAGTATATATGTCTCCGACTTCTTTGAACTCTCTAATACCTTTCTCAAAAACCCTTAGAGGAAATTCAACAGCCAAGGCTTTGCCTTTTTCCAGATTGCTGATGAATTTGCTTCTCCTTATTTTAACATCTCCCTCATATTTTCTCTCCATTTCTATGATTATTGGGTGTTCTACTAAGAGAGGAGCTCCATCAAGGAGCTCGAACCTTTCCATAACTGAAAACCAAGGACATCTTCTACCATCAACCTCGCATATTCCATTTAATGCTCCTCCACATGGACCGTTCAGCAGATCTTTTGGACATCCTGGGACTCTCATTTTACCACCTCCAAGGCATGATCCAGATCTTCAATAAGCTCTTCTAAAGGCTCCAACCCAACAGATAGTCTTATTAATCCCTTAGTTATCCCTAAAAGTTTTCTTTGGCTATCATCCATGTTTTTTGCGGCACTCTTGACTGGATACGTTGCTATACTTTCGACACCACCAAGAGAGGGGGAGGGGAAGATTTTCTTGAGGGCTCTTAAGAAGGCGAGAGCGTTAGCCTCATTTCCAATGTCAAACGCTACAACGCCTCCGTAAAGGTTTCTTGCAAAGAGCTTCTTTGCGATTTTATGGTATGGGTCATCTTTCAGGCCAGGATAGTGAACCTCTCTAACTTTTGGATGCTCCCTAAGAAACTCGGCAATTGCTAGAGCGCTTTTACTCTGCCTTTCAAATCTAACTTCCAGCGTTCTCATTCCTCTTTCAATCATCCAGGCATCAAAAGGCTGAATTATTGTTCCGAGTCTTCTCCTCCAGTCCCAAAGCTCTTGATTGAATTCTCCATTCCACAAGACTGCTCCTCCAACAACATCGTTGTGGCCGGCAATGTACTTCGTAAGACTGTGCACCACAAATCTTGCTCCATCTTCAAGGGGCTTATAGAGGATTGGAGTAACGAACGTATTATCCACTATGAGTGTCGCTCCAACTTCGTTACACCTTTTTGCCACCTCTGGAATGTCGATGACTTTTAGTGTGGGGTTCGTCATTGTTTCCACTAAGACTAGTTTGGTTCTCTCTGTTACGGCCTCGCATATCTTTTCAGCGTTTGGATAGGCTAGCCTGACTTTTATTCCAAACTTGTCAAGAAGCCTCGCGAGTTCTATTGTGGTTCCATATCCTTCCATTGATAGAACTACTTCATCTCCGGATTTAAGTAGGGTAAAATATAATGTAGCAATTGCTCCCATTCCGCTGTTAAAGGCGAGGGCATTATCAGCATTTTCAAGCTTGGCTAGTTTTTCTTCTAGATATTTTGCAGTTGGATTCTCCTCTCTTGAATATTTTAGCTCAGTCCCCCTCTCGGTCAGATAAGCGTCACCCACTTGTTTAAACACGGCTGTGATGTAGAGGGGAGAGTGAAGGGGTTTCATTTATGCCACCTTAGCTAACTCGACATACCCTTTTATATCTTTTTCGACATAATTTTTGTCACAAAAAATAACTACTGGGAATAATACCTTGAAATGTAAGGGAAAATGCTTTATAACCACTTCAAAATTTCCAAGATATCATGGAGCTGTTTTACAGAGTAACACTTCATGAAATAGTTGCAGATGCTCTAATGTTGGTTGAAGAGAAGGAACTCTCATCCAAACATGCCCTCGAGAGGATATTTAGAAAAGTTGAGGGAAGCGATAAGGAAAAGGCTAGGGGAATAGCCCATGCATACGTCTTTGAAATTGAAAAGTGGAGAGCAAAAATTGACTTCATAATAAACTCCGTACTGAAGGGATCCAATATTGAAGATCTTGACCTTTACTTAGCAAATCTTCTCAGAATTGGAACGTTTGAAATGAAGTTCAAAGGAGTTAACCCGGCTATAGCGACTGATTCTGTGGTGAGAGTTGTAAAAGATAAATTTGACCTAGCAAGAGCAAAGTTTGCAAATGCAGTTCTTAGGGAAGTTGAGAGGTTTAATGTTGAAAAAGCCTTGAGGAAGTTAAAGGAAAAAGATAGAATAGAGTGGCTTTCAGTAAGGTTCTCTCATCCAAGATGGTATGTTGAGTACATTATAGATGTTTTGGGTTATGACGAGGCAGTAAGGCTTCTCTTAAGCAACCTCAGGCCTCAGAGGTACTACATTAGAGTTAACACCCTCAAGACAGATATTGACAAAGTGAAGAAATACCTAGAAGAGCATGGAGTTCGAGTTGCATTAACTCCTGTTGATGATGTTCTCAAGGTGCTTGAGTACGATACTCCAATAACTAGGTTGGAATGGTATAGGAAAGGTTATTTTGTCATTCAAGACTTGGCCTCAGCCTACGTTGCCCATGTTCTCTCACCCGAGCCTGGGGATAGGGTACTCGATCTTGCAGCAGCTCCTGGAAGTAAAACCTTTCATGCGGCTGCTTTAATGGAGAACAAGGGAGAAATTGTAGCGGTGGATTACTCATATGACAGGTTGATGAAAATGAAGGAGAGGATGAAAAGGCTTGGCGTAAAGAATGTGAGGCTTGTCCACGCTGACGGTCAGAGTTTTTTTGATAAGGAGAAGTTTGATAAAATAATCTTGGATGCACCGTGTTCGTCATCAGGAACTTATAGGCAGTTTCCCGAGGTCAAGTGGAGATTCGATGAAAAGAAGATAAGAAGAGTTATCAACGTCCAAAGAAACATGCTTCTAAATGCAATGAGGAACCTTAGAGAAGGAGGGGAGATGACGTATTCGAC
This is a stretch of genomic DNA from Pyrococcus sp. ST04. It encodes these proteins:
- a CDS encoding RsmB/NOP family class I SAM-dependent RNA methyltransferase — encoded protein: MELFYRVTLHEIVADALMLVEEKELSSKHALERIFRKVEGSDKEKARGIAHAYVFEIEKWRAKIDFIINSVLKGSNIEDLDLYLANLLRIGTFEMKFKGVNPAIATDSVVRVVKDKFDLARAKFANAVLREVERFNVEKALRKLKEKDRIEWLSVRFSHPRWYVEYIIDVLGYDEAVRLLLSNLRPQRYYIRVNTLKTDIDKVKKYLEEHGVRVALTPVDDVLKVLEYDTPITRLEWYRKGYFVIQDLASAYVAHVLSPEPGDRVLDLAAAPGSKTFHAAALMENKGEIVAVDYSYDRLMKMKERMKRLGVKNVRLVHADGQSFFDKEKFDKIILDAPCSSSGTYRQFPEVKWRFDEKKIRRVINVQRNMLLNAMRNLREGGEMTYSTCSVRIDENEENVLFGIAKGLKLARYDFSWGDRGFLEIGDKVFRTWTHRHDCNSFFIAKLQI
- a CDS encoding 5-methyltetrahydropteroyltriglutamate--homocysteine methyltransferase, with translation MIVPALIGSLPRPIGLAKKIEQYSIGRLSEEKLEEAYREYTRRAFENLKKAKIKIITDGLYRWDDIFNPFIRFIEGIEINGLFKFYENNFFYRSPVVKGDLALRENPIPEWIKIAQDIREKVYPESTLKAVLPGPVTLAYHSINEHYKSLNDLTEAYKDVLKELIKELDVKIVELQEPALAAELSKATREVEEHVDKEVAKKVIEELAKVKKLWVVTYFGTPQILPKDVILNVDVIDGEVPGEYSGEIGLGIIDARETKMERTDRLKDKLRKYLAKFDHVYVTPNTLLDFLPESVAWRKLKLLGRLGGE
- a CDS encoding methylenetetrahydrofolate reductase C-terminal domain-containing protein, with protein sequence MRVPGCPKDLLNGPCGGALNGICEVDGRRCPWFSVMERFELLDGAPLLVEHPIIIEMERKYEGDVKIRRSKFISNLEKGKALAVEFPLRVFEKGIREFKEVGDIYTVPDNPLGYPHISPTALATWLKIRGFSVMPHLTAKDRNAVAIASEFRTAIEFGFEGVLITTGDWPGFMIQSKPVFDLDSANMIKMARLMFSGILPTGERISIDERPFIAGTMNPNYPEKVEGKRLARKIIAGVDLVFTQVVASIKAVNRIPKIMEEAKKFSTREVPVVVSILYPMTKELEGTLKKMGIETGNTFEEIIQEISSLELGGVNLIVFNDSNWDSLLEEAIEILKEVIL
- a CDS encoding cystathionine gamma-synthase family protein: MKPLHSPLYITAVFKQVGDAYLTERGTELKYSREENPTAKYLEEKLAKLENADNALAFNSGMGAIATLYFTLLKSGDEVVLSMEGYGTTIELARLLDKFGIKVRLAYPNAEKICEAVTERTKLVLVETMTNPTLKVIDIPEVAKRCNEVGATLIVDNTFVTPILYKPLEDGARFVVHSLTKYIAGHNDVVGGAVLWNGEFNQELWDWRRRLGTIIQPFDAWMIERGMRTLEVRFERQSKSALAIAEFLREHPKVREVHYPGLKDDPYHKIAKKLFARNLYGGVVAFDIGNEANALAFLRALKKIFPSPSLGGVESIATYPVKSAAKNMDDSQRKLLGITKGLIRLSVGLEPLEELIEDLDHALEVVK